One part of the Candidatus Thermoplasmatota archaeon genome encodes these proteins:
- a CDS encoding NADH-quinone oxidoreductase subunit H has translation MGIDFLLLIKILVLPVILGLFAIFVGLLYKGIDRKIAAHMQARIGPPIRQPFRDVRKLLIKENIIPENAIEWVFNLAPVVAVVAGISILLYVPIGTPELTVLSGYGDLILIIYLLMIPALALVIGGMASGSPYATVGAQREMVMMMSYEFPLAVAIVAVAWKLGSFSLPVISSQPVWGFVEPNLHPLGFVGFCLLVLTLLVITPIELSKIPFDVPEAETEIGSGLLAEYSGRNLALFVLADGVKTVAIGSLVVAIFFPWGLAPLLGLSGWLARVVDILFFLLKVLIIIIISVTFVRVAAARLKIDQVAYTYFIPLTVLAFCGLALVVLDELLFMGV, from the coding sequence ATGGGTATTGATTTTCTTCTATTAATTAAAATACTAGTGCTCCCTGTGATTTTAGGCTTGTTCGCTATCTTCGTGGGCCTGCTCTATAAAGGTATAGACCGCAAGATTGCAGCTCATATGCAAGCTCGCATTGGCCCGCCGATAAGACAGCCTTTTAGAGATGTGCGCAAGCTCTTAATCAAAGAAAATATAATTCCTGAAAACGCAATAGAATGGGTATTCAATCTTGCACCTGTTGTGGCTGTAGTTGCCGGGATATCTATACTTCTCTACGTACCTATAGGCACTCCAGAACTAACTGTGCTTTCAGGCTATGGTGATCTGATTCTGATTATCTACCTCTTAATGATACCTGCACTTGCGCTAGTTATTGGCGGTATGGCTTCAGGCTCGCCCTACGCTACAGTTGGCGCTCAACGCGAAATGGTGATGATGATGAGTTATGAGTTTCCACTTGCGGTAGCAATAGTAGCAGTTGCTTGGAAGCTCGGTAGCTTCTCTCTACCTGTGATTTCTTCGCAGCCAGTTTGGGGCTTTGTAGAGCCAAACCTACACCCGTTGGGTTTTGTAGGATTCTGCCTGCTGGTACTCACGTTACTTGTGATTACTCCTATAGAGCTCTCTAAAATACCTTTCGATGTGCCAGAAGCGGAAACTGAAATTGGTAGCGGGTTGCTTGCAGAGTATTCTGGTCGCAACCTAGCGCTTTTCGTGCTTGCAGATGGAGTAAAAACTGTAGCCATAGGCTCTTTGGTTGTTGCGATCTTCTTTCCCTGGGGCTTGGCGCCGCTCCTGGGCTTGAGCGGGTGGCTTGCGAGAGTTGTGGATATTTTATTCTTCTTACTGAAAGTTCTTATTATTATAATAATCAGTGTGACTTTTGTGCGAGTAGCGGCTGCGAGACTCAAAATAGACCAAGTGGCGTATACCTATTTCATACCACTAACGGTGCTCGCTTTTTGTGGGCTTGCACTTGTAGTACTTGACGAGCTTCTGTTTATGGGGGTGTGA
- a CDS encoding nickel-dependent hydrogenase large subunit, with protein MKPTKATYTLPIGPIHPALKEPVFFEFEIQGERIVNVDVKLGHVHRGIEWAGMRRNPIQILYLAERICGICCVSHPFAFCEAVERAAEVEVPERAQYIRVIIAELERIHSHILWAGVAAHELGFDSVLYLTWRIREKVLDLLEELTGNRVTRAIFTIGGVRRDITKEQIPKVQEALDYYKGLLEKVMDIFLKDPTIALRCKNAGILKKEDALKLCAVGPTTRASGVPKDVRQDQAYSAYADLDIRAQTPDLLTGVVNGDVYDRIIVRLLELKQSIEIIENCVGAMPAGDIMIEKKPLVMLGKLKKAVGEGIGRHEAPRGEVFHYVKLTGKPEPYTWKARAPTYNNILPWIPMLLGQQIADIPIVAASTDPCISCTNRVIIIKDGKRKTLTKEDLHRLSVLKTRRLMRNGY; from the coding sequence ATGAAACCCACAAAAGCCACATATACACTTCCTATAGGTCCTATCCACCCAGCACTCAAAGAACCTGTATTCTTCGAATTTGAAATTCAAGGCGAGCGCATAGTTAACGTAGATGTGAAATTAGGGCATGTGCATCGAGGTATAGAATGGGCTGGCATGAGACGCAATCCAATTCAAATTTTGTATCTTGCAGAGAGAATATGCGGTATATGCTGCGTTTCACATCCTTTCGCCTTCTGCGAGGCTGTAGAACGTGCTGCTGAGGTTGAAGTGCCTGAGCGCGCGCAGTATATACGAGTGATAATTGCAGAGCTTGAGCGTATCCATTCACATATTCTATGGGCTGGGGTTGCAGCGCATGAACTTGGGTTTGATTCTGTTCTGTACCTTACATGGCGAATACGGGAAAAAGTGCTTGACCTTTTAGAGGAGCTGACTGGTAACAGGGTTACAAGAGCTATTTTTACTATCGGCGGTGTGAGAAGAGATATAACTAAAGAGCAAATACCCAAGGTCCAAGAAGCTCTGGATTATTATAAAGGATTGCTTGAAAAAGTTATGGATATATTTTTGAAAGATCCTACAATTGCACTAAGGTGCAAAAACGCAGGTATTTTGAAAAAAGAAGATGCGCTTAAACTCTGTGCTGTAGGTCCTACAACGAGGGCGAGCGGCGTGCCCAAAGATGTGAGGCAAGACCAAGCTTATTCTGCGTATGCAGACCTCGATATCAGAGCTCAGACTCCGGATTTACTAACAGGCGTTGTTAACGGCGATGTGTATGACAGAATTATTGTAAGGCTCCTTGAGCTAAAGCAATCGATCGAGATAATAGAAAATTGCGTTGGAGCAATGCCTGCCGGAGATATAATGATAGAGAAGAAGCCTTTGGTGATGCTTGGAAAATTAAAAAAGGCTGTTGGAGAGGGTATTGGGAGGCATGAAGCGCCTCGCGGCGAGGTTTTCCATTATGTTAAACTTACAGGCAAACCAGAGCCCTATACATGGAAAGCGAGGGCACCTACATACAATAATATCTTACCTTGGATTCCTATGCTCCTCGGGCAGCAGATTGCAGACATACCAATAGTAGCAGCTTCTACAGACCCTTGTATTTCATGCACAAATAGAGTAATAATTATAAAAGATGGTAAAAGAAAAACGCTCACCAAAGAAGACCTTCATAGACTTAGTGTTCTGAAGACCAGGAGGCTGATGCGCAATGGGTATTGA
- a CDS encoding NADH-quinone oxidoreductase subunit C yields MNAQELIDKLKQKFGAQIKEVRFEERPCGVKRNKAQIVWLKVDRSAFKPLVQFLVPTTLHLAVVSGNDLGESIELIYHFSVNYGEHLKEISLNLCVELPKSDLKIESICDLIPGALITEREKEEMFGITIENIPDKRRIFLPEDFPEGIYPWRKDETGIPDKMIVKLSERRK; encoded by the coding sequence ATGAACGCCCAAGAGCTTATCGACAAGCTCAAACAGAAATTCGGCGCTCAGATAAAAGAAGTGCGCTTCGAGGAGCGCCCTTGCGGCGTTAAGCGCAACAAAGCGCAAATAGTATGGTTGAAAGTCGATCGCAGCGCGTTTAAACCCTTAGTACAGTTCTTAGTCCCTACTACCTTGCATCTTGCCGTAGTCTCAGGGAACGATCTTGGTGAGAGTATTGAGCTAATCTATCATTTCTCAGTTAACTATGGTGAGCACCTTAAAGAAATATCTCTGAACTTATGCGTAGAGCTCCCCAAATCAGATTTGAAAATCGAGAGTATTTGTGACCTCATACCCGGAGCTCTTATTACAGAACGTGAGAAGGAGGAGATGTTTGGTATCACTATAGAAAACATACCTGATAAGCGCAGGATTTTCCTACCTGAAGATTTCCCTGAAGGCATATACCCATGGCGCAAGGATGAGACAGGCATACCTGACAAAATGATAGTAAAATTATCGGAGCGAAGAAAATGA
- a CDS encoding NADH-quinone oxidoreductase subunit B family protein, producing MIKKLAKALNPAIWVFHVNTGSCNGCDIEIIAALTPRYDVERFGIRLVGTPRHADVLLVTGPVTKQMEPKLKRIYAQTPDPKVVLVIGNCGATGGVFYESYNLVGPVDQIVPVDVYVPGCPPRPEAIIDGVVKAWLKLEKLSEESEKK from the coding sequence ATGATAAAAAAACTAGCGAAAGCGCTCAATCCTGCAATCTGGGTATTCCATGTTAATACAGGCTCTTGTAATGGTTGCGATATAGAAATAATAGCAGCTTTAACTCCAAGATACGATGTTGAGCGGTTTGGGATAAGGCTTGTAGGTACACCAAGGCATGCTGACGTGCTGCTTGTTACAGGCCCTGTTACCAAGCAGATGGAGCCAAAACTAAAAAGGATTTACGCACAGACACCAGACCCAAAAGTTGTGCTCGTTATCGGCAACTGCGGCGCTACAGGGGGGGTATTCTACGAGTCTTATAATCTTGTAGGTCCTGTAGACCAAATTGTGCCTGTAGATGTCTATGTGCCAGGCTGCCCGCCTAGACCAGAGGCTATAATTGACGGCGTGGTAAAAGCATGGCTCAAATTAGAAAAGTTATCTGAAGAAAGTGAAAAGAAGTGA
- a CDS encoding hydrogenase — protein sequence MIGHIETGVGFWNAIVWCVSFIVVALAVYAIRALGRTHYRKGTEQVKPYLSGTTEYDRVRVPGENVYWGFAQALKNYYNKITPVHAGRLNDYITWLVLMLAVFLVIITLLSGGLG from the coding sequence ATGATAGGTCATATAGAGACCGGTGTGGGCTTCTGGAACGCAATCGTTTGGTGCGTAAGCTTTATAGTCGTTGCGCTCGCTGTCTACGCAATTAGAGCGCTCGGCAGAACTCATTACAGAAAAGGCACGGAGCAAGTAAAGCCCTACTTATCAGGAACTACAGAATACGATAGAGTAAGAGTACCAGGCGAGAACGTTTATTGGGGGTTTGCGCAAGCACTTAAAAATTATTATAACAAAATAACGCCTGTGCATGCAGGCCGACTCAACGACTATATCACATGGCTTGTGCTCATGCTGGCTGTATTTCTTGTGATTATCACTCTTCTCTCAGGAGGTTTGGGATGA
- a CDS encoding proton-conducting transporter membrane subunit, with translation MTLDWLSIHSPALVVAIPLIAAFATLLISKLAGPKARNGFVVTTLVLELIIGILLARYVLLKGTTVYVFGGVSPAATLAGYTVPVRIMFEVDAFSATMALVSIGLAFLAGIYSLSYMKAHTGLDKYYTLSFLLLAGMLGMVCTGDLFNFFVFLEITSIAGSALVAFFMHRGEAPEAAYKYMTICTVGGLLVLFATALFYSEYDALNIAYLASVLKFGVVEQVALALLLGALAMKAGSFPLHQWLPDAYSEAPCPITIMLVGSTLASLYALFRVCFTLYGGVLNTLIIGWLVIILGVLSIFVGVTMALLQTDFKRLLAYSAISQIGYMLLALGVGLAVLSDPLAMDTYGMRAMEGGIFHLINDATCKALLFLAVGAVFYATKTRDLNKLSGLGRNLKYTSVFFIIGALGLAGMPPCNGFVSKLIIYESVYQFNPVLSIIAILASIVTLAILVKVFYSAFLGPRVEEYKNIEEAPKSMLIPMALLAIVIIIFGLFPDIVLGKLVTPAVHALVDQLSYITRVVPL, from the coding sequence ATGACCCTAGATTGGCTGAGTATACATTCGCCAGCTTTAGTAGTAGCCATACCTTTAATTGCTGCGTTTGCTACCCTGCTTATCAGCAAGCTAGCAGGTCCCAAAGCCAGAAATGGGTTTGTGGTTACTACACTTGTTCTCGAGTTAATCATCGGCATTCTTCTTGCAAGGTACGTGTTGCTAAAAGGTACCACAGTTTACGTATTCGGAGGCGTATCCCCAGCTGCAACTCTGGCTGGTTATACCGTACCGGTACGGATAATGTTTGAAGTTGACGCTTTTAGCGCTACAATGGCTTTGGTATCAATAGGACTTGCGTTCCTCGCTGGTATTTATTCTTTGAGTTATATGAAAGCCCATACTGGTCTAGATAAATATTACACTTTAAGCTTTTTGTTACTCGCGGGAATGCTTGGGATGGTATGTACAGGCGATCTTTTTAACTTTTTTGTTTTTCTAGAAATAACCTCAATTGCAGGCTCTGCCCTTGTAGCGTTCTTTATGCACCGAGGCGAAGCGCCAGAGGCTGCTTATAAATATATGACAATATGTACTGTTGGCGGCTTGCTAGTGCTCTTCGCAACTGCACTTTTCTATAGCGAATACGATGCTCTCAATATAGCTTATCTGGCAAGTGTGTTGAAGTTCGGAGTGGTAGAGCAGGTAGCTTTAGCGCTTCTGCTAGGCGCGCTTGCTATGAAAGCAGGCTCTTTCCCGCTCCATCAATGGCTTCCTGACGCTTACTCAGAAGCCCCATGCCCTATCACAATAATGCTTGTCGGCTCTACACTTGCTAGCTTATATGCGCTTTTCAGAGTGTGCTTTACGCTCTACGGCGGGGTGCTGAATACGCTCATTATAGGCTGGCTTGTGATAATTCTCGGTGTGCTCTCTATCTTCGTAGGCGTTACAATGGCTTTACTCCAGACAGACTTTAAACGTTTACTTGCCTATTCTGCAATTTCGCAGATTGGTTATATGCTGCTTGCACTTGGAGTGGGGCTTGCGGTCTTGAGTGATCCGCTCGCAATGGATACTTATGGTATGCGCGCTATGGAAGGCGGAATATTCCATCTTATTAATGACGCTACCTGTAAAGCTTTGCTCTTCCTTGCAGTGGGCGCTGTGTTTTATGCAACTAAGACCCGAGATCTTAACAAGCTTTCAGGCTTAGGTAGGAACCTAAAATATACTTCTGTCTTTTTCATTATAGGCGCTTTGGGCTTGGCAGGCATGCCGCCCTGTAACGGGTTTGTTTCTAAACTGATAATTTACGAATCTGTCTATCAATTTAATCCTGTACTTTCAATAATTGCAATTCTAGCAAGTATAGTCACACTCGCAATTTTAGTCAAAGTTTTCTATTCTGCATTTTTAGGGCCGAGGGTTGAAGAATACAAGAACATAGAGGAAGCGCCAAAAAGCATGCTCATTCCAATGGCATTGCTCGCAATTGTGATAATAATTTTCGGGCTCTTTCCTGACATCGTGCTCGGGAAGCTAGTCACGCCTGCAGTTCATGCACTTGTTGATCAACTATCATACATCACGAGGGTGGTACCGCTATGA
- a CDS encoding sodium:proton antiporter has translation MIGNFPFVAVALLIALGFYTLLFKRNLIKIVIGIELIECGVNLFLITLGYVKGAVAPIYTHTLAPAERMVLPTPQALTLTSIVIGLATTALMLSFAMLIYRRYNTADVSKMRLRG, from the coding sequence ATGATCGGCAATTTCCCGTTTGTTGCAGTTGCACTCCTTATCGCACTCGGCTTCTATACCTTATTATTCAAAAGAAATCTTATCAAAATAGTTATCGGTATAGAGCTTATAGAATGCGGGGTAAACCTTTTCTTGATAACTCTAGGCTATGTAAAAGGCGCAGTTGCACCTATCTATACCCACACGCTCGCTCCGGCTGAGAGGATGGTTTTGCCTACGCCGCAGGCTTTAACTCTGACAAGTATCGTTATAGGGCTTGCAACCACAGCTCTAATGCTCTCTTTCGCAATGCTTATTTATAGACGATACAACACTGCGGACGTTAGTAAAATGAGGTTGAGAGGCTAA
- a CDS encoding MnhB domain-containing protein, with protein MRKIVASISFLILLAFLLFIAVKLHPFGEPEEREMDDYFIKGYYNETQNKVIGGAQNESGANNVVTAVVFDYRGFDTLGEATVLFSAVTGVAALFRRLRRGMMEEKRSEAERKEEGLSKIVKTITNIFYPLILIFGLYVILHGHLTPGGGFQGGAVVASAFALVAIAYGKLIVPKFLNKEKMSVVETSGLVGFIGLAFLGLTTTFFFNFLAVGRTPPLSWLSGTVPLWGPNPGALNTGGVLPFMNLAVGAEVLAGLGIIVLFMLVGLLPEEYEEQKEEEKK; from the coding sequence ATGCGAAAAATTGTCGCTAGCATTTCATTTCTTATCCTGCTTGCGTTCTTATTGTTCATTGCAGTAAAGCTCCATCCTTTTGGCGAGCCTGAGGAGAGAGAAATGGATGATTACTTTATAAAAGGTTATTATAATGAAACTCAAAACAAGGTTATTGGCGGAGCGCAGAATGAGAGTGGCGCAAATAATGTTGTAACTGCGGTTGTGTTCGATTATAGAGGCTTCGATACGCTTGGCGAGGCTACTGTACTGTTCTCTGCAGTTACAGGTGTTGCAGCACTGTTTAGGAGGTTGAGAAGAGGAATGATGGAAGAGAAGCGCTCTGAAGCCGAACGAAAAGAAGAAGGCTTGAGCAAAATTGTAAAAACTATTACTAACATCTTTTACCCACTCATTCTAATATTCGGGCTGTATGTGATACTACATGGCCATTTAACTCCCGGAGGCGGGTTCCAAGGTGGTGCTGTAGTAGCAAGCGCTTTCGCGTTAGTTGCAATTGCCTACGGCAAACTTATAGTTCCTAAATTTTTGAACAAAGAAAAAATGTCTGTAGTTGAGACCTCAGGACTTGTTGGCTTTATAGGGCTTGCGTTCCTTGGGCTTACAACTACATTCTTCTTTAATTTCTTAGCTGTAGGCAGAACCCCGCCGTTAAGCTGGCTTTCCGGTACGGTACCACTATGGGGGCCTAACCCAGGTGCGCTTAACACCGGTGGAGTATTACCATTTATGAATCTTGCAGTTGGTGCTGAGGTGCTTGCAGGATTGGGTATTATAGTGCTTTTCATGCTTGTAGGGCTTCTACCTGAAGAATACGAAGAGCAAAAGGAAGAAGAGAAAAAATGA
- a CDS encoding DUF4040 domain-containing protein, translating to MIGVEEVAGIGHIALLIMIVVSGYAAIKFKDLLVCAIAAAIMSLLLSLEFYVLQAPDVAIAQAGIGAGLTTAIYVIAIRGTLRKEED from the coding sequence ATGATTGGGGTAGAAGAAGTCGCAGGCATTGGGCATATTGCATTGCTTATTATGATAGTTGTTTCAGGCTATGCAGCAATAAAATTCAAAGATTTACTGGTATGCGCAATCGCAGCTGCAATAATGTCGTTACTGCTATCTTTAGAATTTTACGTTTTACAAGCGCCGGATGTGGCGATTGCGCAGGCAGGCATAGGTGCAGGGCTGACAACCGCTATTTACGTAATTGCGATCAGGGGTACTTTACGAAAGGAGGAGGACTGA
- the mnhG gene encoding monovalent cation/H(+) antiporter subunit G: MIEYLVYIFISIGLTFNCLGTIGLLRFPDVYTRLHAATKCTTFGSIFTSLAVIVYGFVLWYEGSTGYGILSLHSAVALVALVVTAATGAHALARGTHRHGIKPALAVVDKLEEERKVKE, translated from the coding sequence TTGATAGAATATCTTGTTTACATATTCATTAGCATAGGATTGACATTCAACTGCCTCGGCACTATAGGCTTGCTTAGATTTCCTGATGTGTACACAAGGCTACATGCAGCTACTAAATGCACTACTTTCGGCTCTATTTTCACTAGCCTTGCAGTAATAGTTTACGGCTTTGTGCTGTGGTACGAGGGCAGTACAGGTTACGGAATACTTTCTTTACATTCCGCTGTGGCGCTAGTTGCACTTGTAGTTACTGCAGCTACAGGAGCGCATGCACTTGCAAGAGGTACTCATAGGCATGGTATAAAGCCAGCCTTAGCGGTTGTTGACAAGCTAGAGGAGGAAAGGAAAGTAAAAGAATGA
- a CDS encoding monovalent cation/H+ antiporter complex subunit F: MIDLSNLFLVAGAALLVFIIFAMMRALLGPTVPDRAVALDIVNTLVIAAMILLSAGYKSIIYVDVAIVYAILSFIGTLYIAKYLEGGP; the protein is encoded by the coding sequence ATGATAGATTTAAGCAACCTATTCCTTGTAGCAGGCGCAGCTTTACTTGTTTTTATAATATTTGCGATGATGAGAGCTCTGCTCGGTCCTACTGTGCCTGATAGAGCTGTAGCGCTCGATATTGTCAACACACTTGTTATCGCAGCAATGATACTTTTAAGCGCAGGCTATAAGAGTATAATTTATGTAGACGTAGCTATTGTCTACGCTATACTTTCCTTTATAGGCACTCTCTATATTGCAAAATATCTTGAAGGAGGTCCTTAA
- a CDS encoding Na+/H+ antiporter subunit E produces the protein MLCAALVTFLISFLFYLLLTVGPRTYFPQGILYWDWSELIAGIILSAIAAVVAYRIFLMKKNYRMLNPRRWLMFICYLAPFFLAMAKANLDVAYRVITGKIKPGIVKIKTNLKTDLGLTLLANSITLTPGTLSVDVDEKTNDLYIHWIYVRNKEPSAEEVCGSFPKWARRIAE, from the coding sequence ATGCTCTGTGCGGCTTTGGTCACTTTCCTAATCTCATTCCTGTTCTATCTCCTCCTTACAGTAGGCCCCAGAACTTACTTCCCACAAGGTATTTTATACTGGGACTGGAGCGAGTTGATTGCAGGAATAATTCTGAGTGCAATCGCAGCAGTAGTAGCTTATAGAATATTTTTAATGAAGAAAAATTATAGAATGCTCAATCCCAGAAGGTGGCTAATGTTCATTTGCTACTTAGCGCCCTTCTTTTTGGCAATGGCGAAAGCTAATTTGGATGTTGCGTATCGTGTAATTACAGGCAAAATAAAGCCTGGGATTGTAAAAATAAAGACAAACTTAAAAACAGACTTAGGCTTGACTTTACTTGCAAATTCAATTACATTAACACCAGGCACTTTAAGTGTAGATGTGGATGAAAAAACTAACGATTTGTATATTCATTGGATCTACGTAAGAAATAAAGAGCCTAGTGCTGAAGAAGTATGTGGCTCTTTTCCCAAATGGGCGAGGAGGATAGCGGAATGA
- a CDS encoding hydrogenase iron-sulfur subunit: protein MASVDKFEPKILAFLCNWCAYAGADLAGVSRMQYPPNIRAIRVMCSARVDPVFVLEALKRGADGVFIGACHPGDCHYQTGNYKTVRRVILMRKLLEQLGVDGKRLRLEFISASEGKKFASAVEDFVKELRELGPFKK from the coding sequence ATGGCAAGCGTAGATAAGTTCGAGCCTAAGATACTTGCATTTCTGTGCAACTGGTGCGCTTATGCAGGTGCGGATTTGGCTGGTGTGAGCAGAATGCAATACCCACCTAATATAAGAGCGATACGTGTAATGTGCTCTGCTAGAGTAGACCCTGTTTTCGTGCTAGAAGCTTTAAAAAGGGGCGCAGACGGAGTTTTCATAGGCGCATGTCATCCAGGCGATTGCCACTATCAAACAGGCAACTATAAAACTGTACGGAGAGTTATTTTAATGAGAAAGCTTTTGGAGCAACTTGGCGTGGATGGGAAAAGGCTGCGCTTAGAATTTATATCTGCTTCAGAAGGTAAAAAGTTTGCAAGCGCAGTAGAAGATTTCGTTAAAGAACTTCGTGAATTAGGCCCTTTCAAAAAATGA
- a CDS encoding oxidoreductase: protein MKNKKLKIAIYWFGSCGGCEVALVELNEKILELAEIADIVLWPVALDFKYEDLEKFKAQEIDISLINGCIANFENEQIAKMLREKSKVLIAYGSCACFGGIPGLVNLATKEEVYKIAYSETPSTINPKFTTPQQSYKADAHELELPEFYGYSRALHQVVEVDYFVPGCAPPIESTEKLLEIAKEFAAKGALPPKGTVIGSEKSVCDECEREKAEKKSISKIYRIYEKEADPKKCLLDQGIICMGPATRGGCKARCLNANQPCIGCMGALPEALDQGAKMLSALASIIGIEEEKALSEEDLKKIIDKVADPAGSFYKFSLPVGIISRKHTEKK, encoded by the coding sequence ATGAAAAATAAAAAATTAAAAATTGCAATTTACTGGTTCGGCTCCTGCGGGGGCTGCGAGGTAGCTCTAGTGGAGCTCAACGAAAAAATTCTGGAGCTTGCAGAAATTGCAGATATTGTGCTATGGCCTGTAGCACTTGACTTTAAATACGAAGATTTAGAGAAGTTCAAAGCTCAGGAAATAGATATTTCTCTAATCAATGGTTGCATAGCGAATTTTGAAAACGAACAGATTGCTAAAATGCTGAGAGAGAAATCTAAAGTTTTGATAGCTTATGGGAGTTGCGCATGCTTTGGAGGTATACCAGGCTTGGTTAATTTAGCTACTAAAGAAGAAGTTTATAAAATAGCTTATTCAGAAACGCCGAGCACTATCAATCCAAAATTTACAACACCTCAGCAAAGTTATAAAGCCGATGCTCATGAACTAGAGCTACCTGAGTTTTACGGTTATTCTAGAGCTCTCCATCAAGTTGTTGAGGTAGATTATTTTGTACCTGGCTGCGCACCGCCTATTGAGAGTACAGAAAAGCTGTTAGAAATAGCTAAAGAGTTTGCAGCTAAAGGTGCGCTTCCTCCTAAAGGCACAGTAATAGGAAGCGAAAAAAGCGTTTGCGATGAATGTGAACGTGAGAAAGCTGAGAAGAAAAGTATATCTAAAATTTACAGAATTTATGAAAAAGAGGCAGATCCTAAAAAATGCTTGCTTGACCAAGGTATTATATGTATGGGACCTGCGACAAGGGGAGGCTGTAAGGCAAGATGCCTTAACGCAAATCAACCCTGCATTGGCTGTATGGGCGCTTTGCCGGAAGCCCTAGATCAAGGCGCTAAAATGCTCTCCGCACTAGCTTCTATAATAGGTATTGAGGAAGAGAAAGCGCTGAGCGAAGAAGATCTTAAGAAAATCATTGATAAGGTTGCAGACCCAGCAGGCAGCTTTTATAAATTCTCACTTCCTGTAGGAATAATCAGTCGCAAGCACACCGAAAAAAAGTGA